A part of Ziziphus jujuba cultivar Dongzao chromosome 8, ASM3175591v1 genomic DNA contains:
- the LOC107413958 gene encoding adenine/guanine permease AZG1: MIMETQPPRSAAAKPKLLTRLNTYIAKSRVGKRFKLTERNSTFTTELRAGTATFLTMAYILAVNASILTDSGGTCGVSDCVPLCSNSSILVSDCTGPNLRVIQPDNSCKFDPVNPGYKACLDGVRKDLIVATVASSLIGCLIMGLFANLPLALAPGMGTNAYFAYTVVGFHGSGNVSYKSALTAVFIEGLIFLLISAVGFRAKLAKLVPKPVRISSSAGIGLFLAFIGLQNNQGIGLIGYSSSTLVQLGGCPTSSRVSVAPVSTADNGTVSLLQGGTVSGDIFCLRDRMESPTLWLGVVGFVIIAYCLVKNIKGAMIYGIVFVTGVSWFRNTDVTAFPNTEAGNTAYEYFKKVVDVHSIKSTAGALSFTNMGKGYFWEALVTFLYVDILDTTGTLYSMARFAGFTDENGDFEGQYFAFMSDATAIVVGSLLGTSPVTTFIESSTGIREGGRTGLTALTAAMYFFFAFFFTPLLASIPSWAVGPPLILVGVLMMRSVVEIEWNDMRQAIPAFMTLILMPLTYSIAYGLIGGIGTYVVLHLWDWGVELLVKFGIVKGVGVGIGGGEGGANGSFVHVGHDKNEKPPIENV, encoded by the coding sequence ATGATTATGGAAACACAGCCACCGCGCTCAGCGGCCGCGAAGCCGAAGCTGCTGACTAGGCTGAACACGTACATAGCCAAAAGCCGAGTTGGCAAACGCTTCAAACTCACCGAGAGAAACTCAACCTTCACGACCGAGCTCCGAGCCGGAACTGCAACTTTCCTCACCATGGCTTATATCTTAGCCGTTAACGCTTCGATTCTCACGGATTCCGGCGGAACTTGCGGCGTCTCCGATTGCGTCCCGCTTTGTTCCAATTCCTCCATCCTGGTCTCCGACTGTACGGGACCCAACCTACGGGTCATCCAACCAGACAATTCCTGCAAATTCGACCCTGTCAACCCGGGTTACAAGGCTTGCCTTGATGGAGTCCGTAAGGACCTGATCGTCGCTACAGTAGCTTCTTCGCTCATTGGGTGTCTGATAATGGGTCTCTTTGCTAACCTCCCTCTGGCTTTGGCTCCCGGAATGGGTACCAACGCTTATTTCGCCTACACGGTCGTCGGGTTTCACGGGTCGGGTAATGTCTCGTATAAGAGCGCTTTAACCGCAGTGTTCATTGAGGGTTTGATTTTCTTGCTCATCTCAGCTGTTGGGTTCCGAGCCAAACTCGCCAAGCTGGTACCCAAACCGGTTCGGATCAGCTCCTCTGCCGGTATCGGACTCTTCCTGGCATTTATCGGGTTGCAAAACAATCAAGGAATCGGGTTAATCGGATACAGTTCTTCGACCCTGGTCCAACTAGGAGGCTGCCCCACATCTTCTCGGGTCTCGGTAGCTCCGGTTTCAACGGCGGATAACGGCACCGTTAGTTTGCTCCAAGGCGGTACCGTCTCGGGCGATATATTTTGCCTCCGAGACAGGATGGAAAGCCCGACGCTTTGGCTTGGAGTGGTCGGTTTCGTAATTATTGCGTACTGTTTGGTCAAAAACATAAAAGGGGCGATGATATACGGTATCGTATTCGTAACGGGTGTTTCTTGGTTCCGTAACACGGACGTAACCGCGTTCCCGAATACGGAAGCGGGGAATACGGCGTACGAGTATTTCAAGAAAGTGGTGGACGTGCACAGCATAAAGAGCACTGCGGGTGCACTGAGCTTCACAAACATGGGCAAAGGGTATTTTTGGGAAGCCCTCGTGACTTTCTTATACGTGGACATTTTGGATACGACCGGCACGTTGTATTCCATGGCACGGTTCGCAGGCTTTACCGACGAAAACGGCGATTTCGAGGGACAGTATTTCGCATTCATGTCCGACGCAACGGCAATCGTTGTGGGGTCGTTGCTTGGCACGTCACCAGTAACGACGTTCATCGAGTCGTCGACTGGCATAAGGGAAGGTGGAAGGACGGGGTTGACGGCGTTAACGGCGGCTATGTATTTCTTCTTCGCGTTCTTTTTCACGCCGTTACTGGCTTCCATACCTTCGTGGGCTGTGGGACCACCGCTGATCTTGGTGGGAGTTTTGATGATGAGATCTGTGGTGGAGATTGAATGGAACGATATGAGGCAGGCTATACCGGCGTTCATGACGTTGATTTTGATGCCACTGACGTATTCAATAGCTTACGGGCTCATTGGTGGGATTGGCACGTACGTCGTGTTGCACTTGTGGGATTGGGGTGTGGAGCTTTTAGTTAAATTTGGGATTGTAAAAGGTGTTGGGGTTGGTATTGGTGGTGGTGAAGGTGGGGCCAACGGGTCATTTGTCCACGTTGGAcatgataaaaatgaaaaaccaccgattgaaaatgtttaa
- the LOC107413978 gene encoding phosphoglucan phosphatase LSF2, chloroplastic — protein MEAVRNSCFSSVFIAPLESDVLLKKNKNRYAYNHIRVTNNSFKSNRIYCKLPEGGIEENPTSMRPSNFRNKMEEYNIAMKRMMRNPYEYHHDLGMNYTLITDNLIVGSQPQKPDDIDHLKQEENVAYILNLQQDKDVEYWGIDLLSIIKRCKEVGIRHMRRPARDFDPDSLRSGLPKAVSSLEWAISEGKGKVYVHCTAGLGRAPAVAIAYMFWFLGMNLDTAYDTLTSKRPCGPNKRAICGATYDLAKNDPWKEPFESLPEYAFEDVADWERKLIQERVRSLRGT, from the exons atggaaGCTGTTAGAAACAGTTGCTTCAGCTCGGTCTTCATAGCTCCTCTTGAAAGTGATgtgttgttgaagaagaataagaatagATATGCATATAATCATATCAGGGTCACCAACAATTCATTCAAGTCAAACAGGATTTATTGTAAATTACCTGAGGGTGGGATTGAGGAGAACCCCACAAGTATGAGACCCTCCAATTTCAGGAACAAGATGGAAGAGTACAACATAGCGATGAAAAGGATGATGAGGAATCCATATGAGTATCATCATGATCTGG GCATGAACTACACTCTGATCACTGATAATTTGATAGTGGGCTCCCAGCCTCAGAAACCTGATGATATAGATCATCTGAAACAGGAAGAGAATGTTGCATACATTCTAAACTTGCAGCAGGACAAAGATGTCGAGTATTGGGGAATTGATTTGCTGTCAATAATAAAAAGATGTAAAGAAGTTGGTATTCGTCACATGAGGAGGCCA GCAAGAGACTTTGATCCGGATTCATTGCGCAGTGGTTTGCCTAAAGCTGTTTCATCATTGGAATGGGCCATTTCTGAGGGAAAAGGCAAAGTGTATGTGCATTGCACTGCTGGACTTGGAAGGGCCCCAGCTGTTGCAATTGCTTACATGTTCTGGTTCTTGGGAATGAAT TTAGATACAGCATATGACACACTAACTTCGAAAAGACCTTGTGGACCAAATAAAAGAGCAATTTGCGGAGCTACTTATGATCTGGCCAAGAATGATCCATGGAAGGAGCCCTTTGAGAGTCTACCAGAATATGCATTTGAAGATGTTGCAGACTGGGAGAGGAAGTTGATTCAAGAACGAGTTCGTTCCCTCCGTGGAACTTAA
- the LOC107413977 gene encoding uncharacterized protein LOC107413977 isoform X2 encodes MSNMMMMIGRSRLDAIVSIFVSVHPHETSCLLHSSLCFFFILSSYFVVLPLRDEGAISLGLSNLPGLFMGSLALTLIAAPISTLIFSLPNLSKGKALVLIHRFFSVSLVVFFILWYTSSSAGYSPSALKGSVTVSSTSEGNLRVDDNQANPAHSIGWENHGWFYISVRIGFFLWVALLNLITISSTWARIIDVMDTESGSRLFGFIGAGATLGQLFGSLFATGMAWMGPFLLLVAALLMEFAAQLSKGINQDVPRVPEELSPLRKDDSDQQNEVYGKSGKTEKTDQIHKGSSPKSSTLMVKPQLWAILDGLVLIMSSTYLLYVSLFLWLSAVVSSFFYFQGRILTVAGVTTAICSSPIVAFSNLVAIAVWPTWLAVAISETLRKVVTYVVTRPGRELLFTVVSQDEKCKAKVCIDVFVQRLGDATAAGMYKLLFSTLNGRTSTASLYALPVCLLWIATAFRVGRRQEQLSKLQTVSTS; translated from the exons ATGAGcaacatgatgatgatgattggtAGGTCTCGATTGGATGCAATCGTCTCTATATTCGTTTCAGTGCATCCTCACGAGACCTCTTGTTTGCTCCACTCCTCCTTATGCTTCTTCTTC ATTTTGAGCTCGTATTTTGTGGTTCTTCCATTGCGAGATGAGGGTGCGATCTCTTTGGGATTATCGAACCTGCCGGGTCTGTTTATGGGGTCTTTGGCTCTCACTTTGATTGCAGCTCCCATTTCAACTCTCATTTTCTCGTTGCCAAATCTTTCTAAAGGCAAG GCTTTAGTTTTGATACACAGGTTTTTCAGTGTATCACTTGTTGTATTTTTCATTCTATGGTATACCTCCTCATCAGCTGGGTATTCACCATCAGCCTTGAAG GGGTCGGTTACTGTATCCTCCACTTCAGAAGGGAATCTGAGGGTCGATGATAACCAAGCCAATCCAGCGCATTCAATAGGTTGGGAGAACCATGGATGGTTCTATATCTCTGTGAGAATCGGATTTTTTCTTTGG GTTGCTCTACTTAATCTAATCACAATTTCCTCAACATGGGCTAGAATAATTGATGTGATGGATACTGAG TCAGGTTCAAGATTATTTGGGTTCATTGGTGCTGGGGCAACGCTTGGCCAGCTTTTTGGGTCGTTATTTGCTACAGGAATGGCTTGGATGGGGCCTT TCCTATTGCTCGTTGCTGCTTTATTAATGGAATTTGCTGCTCAGTTATCGAAAGGTATAAACCAGGATGTACCCCGCGTCCCTGAAGAATTGTCTCCCCTCAG AAAAGATGATTCTGACCAACAAAATGAGGTCTATGGGAAAAGTGGGAAAACTGAGAAAACTGATCAAATTCATAAAGGTTCTTCTCCCAAGTCATCTACTTTGATGGTGAAGCCTCAGCTTTGGGCCATCTTAGATGGACTTGTGCTCATAATGTCATCGACCTACTTGCTGTATGTTTCTCTGTTTCTGTGGCTGAGTGCAGTTGTCTCTTCATTCTTCTATTTTCAG GGTCGCATTCTAACTGTTGCTGGAGTTACTACAGCTATTTGTTCTTCTCCTATTGTTGCATTCTCAAATCTGGTTGCAATTGCTGTTTGGCCGACTTGGCTCGCTGTTGCAATTTCTGAGACCCTGCGGAAG GTTGTTACTTATGTTGTGACCAGGCCTGGAAGAGAACTTCTATTTACTGTTGTCTCACAGGATGAAAAGTGCAAGGCCAAG GTCTGCATCGATGTATTTGTTCAAAGACTTGGAGACGCTACAGCAGCAGGAATGTACAAGCTACTTTTCAGCACTCTTAATGGGAGAACATCGACTGCCTCTCTATATGCCCTTCCT GTTTGCTTATTGTGGATAGCGACAGCATTCCGTGTAGGGCGTCGACAAGAACAACTTTCGAAACTTCAGACTGTCTCCACTTCTTGA
- the LOC107413977 gene encoding uncharacterized protein LOC107413977 isoform X1 gives MSNMMMMIGRSRLDAIVSIFVSVHPHETSCLLHSSLCFFFILSSYFVVLPLRDEGAISLGLSNLPGLFMGSLALTLIAAPISTLIFSLPNLSKGKALVLIHRFFSVSLVVFFILWYTSSSAGYSPSALKGSVTVSSTSEGNLRVDDNQANPAHSIGWENHGWFYISVRIGFFLWVALLNLITISSTWARIIDVMDTESGSRLFGFIGAGATLGQLFGSLFATGMAWMGPFLLLVAALLMEFAAQLSKGINQDVPRVPEELSPLRKDDSDQQNEVYGKSGKTEKTDQIHKGSSPKSSTLMVKPQLWAILDGLVLIMSSTYLLYVSLFLWLSAVVSSFFYFQKVSVIAMTVSSSIGRRKLFAQINSFIAVFILAGQLTLTGRILTVAGVTTAICSSPIVAFSNLVAIAVWPTWLAVAISETLRKVVTYVVTRPGRELLFTVVSQDEKCKAKVCIDVFVQRLGDATAAGMYKLLFSTLNGRTSTASLYALPVCLLWIATAFRVGRRQEQLSKLQTVSTS, from the exons ATGAGcaacatgatgatgatgattggtAGGTCTCGATTGGATGCAATCGTCTCTATATTCGTTTCAGTGCATCCTCACGAGACCTCTTGTTTGCTCCACTCCTCCTTATGCTTCTTCTTC ATTTTGAGCTCGTATTTTGTGGTTCTTCCATTGCGAGATGAGGGTGCGATCTCTTTGGGATTATCGAACCTGCCGGGTCTGTTTATGGGGTCTTTGGCTCTCACTTTGATTGCAGCTCCCATTTCAACTCTCATTTTCTCGTTGCCAAATCTTTCTAAAGGCAAG GCTTTAGTTTTGATACACAGGTTTTTCAGTGTATCACTTGTTGTATTTTTCATTCTATGGTATACCTCCTCATCAGCTGGGTATTCACCATCAGCCTTGAAG GGGTCGGTTACTGTATCCTCCACTTCAGAAGGGAATCTGAGGGTCGATGATAACCAAGCCAATCCAGCGCATTCAATAGGTTGGGAGAACCATGGATGGTTCTATATCTCTGTGAGAATCGGATTTTTTCTTTGG GTTGCTCTACTTAATCTAATCACAATTTCCTCAACATGGGCTAGAATAATTGATGTGATGGATACTGAG TCAGGTTCAAGATTATTTGGGTTCATTGGTGCTGGGGCAACGCTTGGCCAGCTTTTTGGGTCGTTATTTGCTACAGGAATGGCTTGGATGGGGCCTT TCCTATTGCTCGTTGCTGCTTTATTAATGGAATTTGCTGCTCAGTTATCGAAAGGTATAAACCAGGATGTACCCCGCGTCCCTGAAGAATTGTCTCCCCTCAG AAAAGATGATTCTGACCAACAAAATGAGGTCTATGGGAAAAGTGGGAAAACTGAGAAAACTGATCAAATTCATAAAGGTTCTTCTCCCAAGTCATCTACTTTGATGGTGAAGCCTCAGCTTTGGGCCATCTTAGATGGACTTGTGCTCATAATGTCATCGACCTACTTGCTGTATGTTTCTCTGTTTCTGTGGCTGAGTGCAGTTGTCTCTTCATTCTTCTATTTTCAG AAAGTGAGTGTAATTGCCATGACTGTTTCTAGCTCTATTGGAAGAAGAAAGTTGTTTGCCCAGATAAACAGCTTTATTGCTGTTTTTATCCTTGCTGGGCAACTTACCTTAACA GGTCGCATTCTAACTGTTGCTGGAGTTACTACAGCTATTTGTTCTTCTCCTATTGTTGCATTCTCAAATCTGGTTGCAATTGCTGTTTGGCCGACTTGGCTCGCTGTTGCAATTTCTGAGACCCTGCGGAAG GTTGTTACTTATGTTGTGACCAGGCCTGGAAGAGAACTTCTATTTACTGTTGTCTCACAGGATGAAAAGTGCAAGGCCAAG GTCTGCATCGATGTATTTGTTCAAAGACTTGGAGACGCTACAGCAGCAGGAATGTACAAGCTACTTTTCAGCACTCTTAATGGGAGAACATCGACTGCCTCTCTATATGCCCTTCCT GTTTGCTTATTGTGGATAGCGACAGCATTCCGTGTAGGGCGTCGACAAGAACAACTTTCGAAACTTCAGACTGTCTCCACTTCTTGA
- the LOC107413977 gene encoding uncharacterized protein LOC107413977 isoform X3 — translation MSNMMMMIGRSRLDAIVSIFVSVHPHETSCLLHSSLCFFFILSSYFVVLPLRDEGAISLGLSNLPGLFMGSLALTLIAAPISTLIFSLPNLSKGKALVLIHRFFSVSLVVFFILWYTSSSAGYSPSALKGSVTVSSTSEGNLRVDDNQANPAHSIGWENHGWFYISVRIGFFLWVALLNLITISSTWARIIDVMDTESGSRLFGFIGAGATLGQLFGSLFATGMAWMGPFLLLVAALLMEFAAQLSKGINQDVPRVPEELSPLRKDDSDQQNEVYGKSGKTEKTDQIHKGSSPKSSTLMVKPQLWAILDGLVLIMSSTYLLYVSLFLWLSAVVSSFFYFQKVSVIAMTVSSSIGRRKLFAQINSFIAVFILAGQLTLTGRILTVAGVTTAICSSPIVAFSNLVAIAVWPTWLAVAISETLRKAWKRTSIYCCLTG, via the exons ATGAGcaacatgatgatgatgattggtAGGTCTCGATTGGATGCAATCGTCTCTATATTCGTTTCAGTGCATCCTCACGAGACCTCTTGTTTGCTCCACTCCTCCTTATGCTTCTTCTTC ATTTTGAGCTCGTATTTTGTGGTTCTTCCATTGCGAGATGAGGGTGCGATCTCTTTGGGATTATCGAACCTGCCGGGTCTGTTTATGGGGTCTTTGGCTCTCACTTTGATTGCAGCTCCCATTTCAACTCTCATTTTCTCGTTGCCAAATCTTTCTAAAGGCAAG GCTTTAGTTTTGATACACAGGTTTTTCAGTGTATCACTTGTTGTATTTTTCATTCTATGGTATACCTCCTCATCAGCTGGGTATTCACCATCAGCCTTGAAG GGGTCGGTTACTGTATCCTCCACTTCAGAAGGGAATCTGAGGGTCGATGATAACCAAGCCAATCCAGCGCATTCAATAGGTTGGGAGAACCATGGATGGTTCTATATCTCTGTGAGAATCGGATTTTTTCTTTGG GTTGCTCTACTTAATCTAATCACAATTTCCTCAACATGGGCTAGAATAATTGATGTGATGGATACTGAG TCAGGTTCAAGATTATTTGGGTTCATTGGTGCTGGGGCAACGCTTGGCCAGCTTTTTGGGTCGTTATTTGCTACAGGAATGGCTTGGATGGGGCCTT TCCTATTGCTCGTTGCTGCTTTATTAATGGAATTTGCTGCTCAGTTATCGAAAGGTATAAACCAGGATGTACCCCGCGTCCCTGAAGAATTGTCTCCCCTCAG AAAAGATGATTCTGACCAACAAAATGAGGTCTATGGGAAAAGTGGGAAAACTGAGAAAACTGATCAAATTCATAAAGGTTCTTCTCCCAAGTCATCTACTTTGATGGTGAAGCCTCAGCTTTGGGCCATCTTAGATGGACTTGTGCTCATAATGTCATCGACCTACTTGCTGTATGTTTCTCTGTTTCTGTGGCTGAGTGCAGTTGTCTCTTCATTCTTCTATTTTCAG AAAGTGAGTGTAATTGCCATGACTGTTTCTAGCTCTATTGGAAGAAGAAAGTTGTTTGCCCAGATAAACAGCTTTATTGCTGTTTTTATCCTTGCTGGGCAACTTACCTTAACA GGTCGCATTCTAACTGTTGCTGGAGTTACTACAGCTATTTGTTCTTCTCCTATTGTTGCATTCTCAAATCTGGTTGCAATTGCTGTTTGGCCGACTTGGCTCGCTGTTGCAATTTCTGAGACCCTGCGGAAG GCCTGGAAGAGAACTTCTATTTACTGTTGTCTCACAGGATGA